A genomic stretch from Achromobacter spanius includes:
- a CDS encoding ABC transporter permease gives MLNLILKRLLAAIPVMLVVATVVFLLLRMAPGDPARVIAGDMASEEAVAEVRAQMGLDQPLPTQYLLAMGALLKGDLGESIISKDSVATLIGQRLGPTFALALCAILLTIFAAIPLGVFSAWWHKRLIDRVTLAVTVLAFSVPAFVVGYLLILVFSVKLNWLPVQGYAGLASGFGTFLYHMVLPTVTLATVFVALITRITRGSMLEVLGEDFVRTARAKGVPERYVLYRHALRNAAVPIVTVIGLALTTLISGVVVTETIFNIPGVGRLIVDAVLARDYPVVQGTILFFSFVYVFINLAIDLLYVVLDPRIRY, from the coding sequence ATGTTGAATCTGATCCTCAAACGCCTGCTGGCGGCCATTCCCGTGATGTTGGTGGTGGCCACCGTGGTGTTCCTGCTGTTGCGTATGGCCCCGGGCGACCCTGCCCGGGTCATCGCCGGAGACATGGCCAGCGAAGAGGCCGTGGCCGAGGTCCGCGCGCAAATGGGCCTGGACCAGCCGCTGCCCACGCAGTACCTGCTGGCCATGGGCGCGCTGCTCAAGGGCGACCTGGGCGAGTCCATCATTTCGAAAGACTCGGTGGCCACGCTGATCGGCCAGCGCCTGGGGCCGACCTTCGCCCTTGCCCTGTGCGCCATTCTGCTGACGATCTTCGCGGCCATTCCCTTGGGGGTATTTTCAGCCTGGTGGCACAAGCGCCTGATCGACCGCGTTACGTTGGCTGTGACTGTGCTGGCGTTTTCGGTGCCGGCCTTCGTGGTGGGGTATCTGCTGATCCTGGTGTTCTCGGTCAAGCTGAACTGGCTGCCGGTGCAGGGCTACGCGGGCCTGGCTTCCGGCTTCGGCACCTTCCTGTATCACATGGTTTTGCCCACCGTGACGCTGGCCACCGTGTTCGTCGCGCTGATCACCCGCATCACGCGCGGCAGCATGCTGGAAGTGCTGGGCGAAGACTTCGTGCGCACCGCGCGCGCCAAGGGCGTGCCCGAACGCTACGTGCTGTATCGCCACGCGCTGCGCAATGCTGCGGTGCCGATCGTGACGGTGATCGGCCTGGCGCTGACCACGCTGATCAGCGGCGTGGTGGTCACCGAAACCATCTTCAACATCCCGGGCGTCGGGCGCCTGATCGTCGACGCCGTGCTGGCGCGCGACTATCCGGTGGTGCAGGGCACGATCCTGTTCTTCTCGTTTGTGTATGTCTTCATCAACCTGGCGATCGACCTGCTGTATGTGGTGCTCGATCCGCGCATCCGCTACTGA
- a CDS encoding M81 family metallopeptidase — MHILVAGFQHETNTFAPSKAGYDNFVRGEGFPAMARGQDVLALRSVNIPAGGFINAIQAQGHSVHPVIWAGASPSAHVTRDAFERIAGEILDAAQSGRYDAVYLDLHGAMVTEHLDDGEGELLARVRQIVGPNVPVVASLDLHANVTAQMLQEADALVAFRTYPHVDMAATGEQAARLLLARIAAGSRWTRHVRRLPFLIPINGMCTMLQPSQGVYETLAQLEQTPGVTSMSFAPGFPAADFPECGPVVWAYGTDAAAVEHVTDTLYKQVLELEPEWSPDFLEPAEAVRRAQALAAGASRPIVIADTQDNPGAGGDANTTGMLRALVEANAQNAALGLVYDPAAVRAATAAGIGQTVTLSLGGQSGVAGDAPFTGDFVVETLSPGKLRFDGPMMHGMDVDLGAVAGLRIGGVRVVVSASKAQMLDRNLFRVGGVQPEEMGILVVKSSVHFRADFQPIAHEVLVAKAPGPMQADPADLPWTRLQPGIRVRPQGKPFNG, encoded by the coding sequence ATGCACATCCTGGTGGCTGGCTTCCAGCACGAGACCAATACCTTTGCGCCCTCCAAGGCGGGGTACGACAACTTTGTGCGGGGCGAAGGCTTTCCCGCCATGGCGCGCGGCCAGGACGTGCTGGCGCTGCGCTCGGTCAACATTCCCGCGGGCGGTTTCATCAACGCCATCCAGGCGCAGGGGCATAGCGTGCATCCCGTGATCTGGGCCGGGGCGAGCCCGTCGGCCCACGTCACGCGCGATGCGTTTGAACGTATTGCCGGCGAAATCCTGGACGCCGCGCAGTCGGGCCGCTACGACGCCGTCTACCTGGACCTGCACGGCGCGATGGTCACCGAACACCTGGACGACGGCGAAGGCGAACTGCTGGCACGGGTCCGCCAGATCGTGGGGCCGAACGTGCCGGTGGTGGCCAGCCTGGACCTGCACGCCAACGTCACCGCGCAGATGCTGCAAGAGGCCGATGCGCTGGTCGCCTTTCGCACCTATCCGCATGTGGACATGGCGGCGACCGGCGAACAGGCCGCGCGCCTGCTGCTGGCCCGTATCGCGGCCGGCTCGCGCTGGACCCGGCACGTGCGCCGCCTGCCCTTCCTGATTCCCATCAACGGCATGTGCACGATGCTGCAACCGTCGCAAGGCGTGTACGAAACGCTGGCCCAACTGGAGCAGACGCCGGGGGTCACGTCGATGTCGTTCGCGCCAGGCTTTCCGGCGGCGGATTTTCCGGAATGCGGCCCGGTGGTGTGGGCCTACGGCACCGATGCGGCGGCCGTGGAACACGTTACCGACACGCTGTACAAGCAGGTGCTGGAGCTTGAGCCGGAATGGTCGCCCGACTTCCTGGAGCCCGCCGAAGCCGTGCGCCGGGCCCAGGCGCTGGCGGCGGGCGCATCGCGCCCCATCGTGATCGCGGACACCCAGGACAATCCCGGCGCGGGTGGCGACGCCAACACCACGGGCATGCTGCGCGCGCTGGTGGAGGCCAATGCGCAGAATGCCGCGCTGGGCCTGGTCTATGACCCCGCCGCCGTGCGCGCCGCCACCGCCGCTGGTATCGGACAGACGGTGACGCTGAGCTTGGGTGGGCAATCGGGCGTGGCGGGCGACGCCCCGTTCACGGGCGACTTCGTGGTGGAAACGCTATCGCCCGGCAAGCTGCGCTTTGACGGGCCGATGATGCACGGCATGGATGTGGATTTGGGCGCCGTGGCCGGCTTGCGGATTGGCGGCGTGCGCGTGGTGGTCAGCGCCAGCAAGGCGCAGATGCTGGACCGCAACCTGTTCCGAGTGGGCGGGGTGCAGCCCGAGGAAATGGGGATTCTGGTCGTGAAGAGTTCGGTGCATTTTCGCGCCGACTTCCAGCCTATCGCGCACGAGGTGCTGGTGGCCAAGGCGCCGGGGCCCATGCAGGCCGACCCGGCCGATCTGCCCTGGACACGCTTGCAGCCGGGTATCCGCGTGCGGCCTCAGGGTAAGCCGTTCAATGGGTAA
- a CDS encoding amidase, translating into MRTDEYEGRDGMGLAQLLAHNETTPAELMACALELADARGKPLNALTYVQPDTGRGLAAEWRQRGAFRGIPFILKDSGLPSRRFPSSLGSHLFDDTAYDIDATLAERFEASGLIPFARSTVSELCMGPSTEARRNGGATLNPRALDRSVGGSSGGAAVAVAAGIVPVAHGSDGGGSIRIPAACCGVFGLKPSRGRVPMGPARGEGWGGMACEGVLSRSVRDTAAALDGIGGYAPGAPYAAPPQPGSYLDSVREQRREPLRIALWRQAWNGIAIAPECLAAVERTARLCRELGHEVVEAPLPDLDYAGFVRAHGTVLATNIVLAVQARLTLRGRDLRDDDLEPVIRDGLSVGRGLSATQYVDSINRFHAIGRAIESAMAGYDLVLTPTLAQLPAKLGELALEGEFWAFREKVSRYATFLAVINASGQPAASLPLDWTETGVPVASQLIGHFGREDQILRLAAELERAAPWGTRPILLP; encoded by the coding sequence ATGCGGACAGATGAATACGAAGGGCGGGATGGCATGGGCTTGGCCCAACTGTTGGCCCACAACGAAACCACCCCGGCCGAGCTGATGGCATGCGCGCTGGAACTTGCCGACGCGCGCGGCAAGCCCCTGAACGCGCTGACCTATGTGCAGCCCGACACCGGCCGCGGTCTTGCCGCCGAATGGCGCCAACGCGGCGCCTTTCGCGGCATCCCCTTCATCTTGAAAGATTCAGGTCTGCCCAGCCGGCGCTTTCCGTCCAGCCTGGGTTCGCACCTGTTCGACGACACGGCTTATGACATTGACGCCACCTTGGCAGAACGCTTCGAAGCCTCGGGCCTGATCCCGTTCGCGCGCAGCACCGTGTCGGAACTGTGCATGGGGCCGTCCACCGAAGCGCGCCGCAACGGCGGCGCGACGCTGAACCCGCGGGCGTTGGACAGGTCGGTAGGCGGCTCCAGCGGCGGCGCGGCGGTGGCCGTGGCGGCGGGCATCGTGCCGGTGGCGCATGGTAGCGACGGCGGCGGGTCGATCCGGATTCCAGCGGCTTGCTGCGGCGTATTCGGCTTGAAGCCCAGCCGGGGCCGCGTCCCGATGGGGCCGGCGCGTGGCGAAGGATGGGGCGGCATGGCCTGCGAAGGCGTGCTGTCGCGCAGCGTGCGCGATACCGCCGCTGCCTTGGATGGCATCGGTGGCTATGCCCCCGGCGCGCCGTATGCCGCGCCGCCGCAGCCGGGGTCGTACCTGGATTCGGTGCGTGAGCAGCGCCGCGAGCCGCTGCGCATTGCGCTGTGGCGACAGGCGTGGAACGGCATCGCGATTGCGCCGGAATGCCTGGCCGCTGTCGAGCGCACGGCGCGCCTGTGCCGCGAGCTGGGGCACGAGGTGGTCGAGGCCCCTTTGCCTGACCTGGATTACGCCGGTTTCGTGCGCGCGCACGGCACGGTGCTGGCCACCAACATCGTGCTGGCCGTGCAGGCCCGCCTGACGCTGCGTGGACGCGACTTGCGCGACGACGATCTGGAACCGGTCATCCGCGATGGCCTGTCCGTGGGGCGGGGTCTGTCCGCCACGCAATACGTGGATTCGATCAACCGTTTTCATGCCATCGGCCGCGCCATCGAATCGGCGATGGCGGGCTATGACCTGGTGCTGACGCCCACCTTGGCGCAGTTGCCCGCCAAGCTGGGCGAGCTGGCGCTGGAGGGCGAGTTCTGGGCGTTTCGTGAAAAGGTGTCGCGCTACGCCACGTTTCTTGCCGTGATCAATGCATCGGGCCAGCCGGCGGCCAGCCTGCCGCTGGACTGGACTGAAACAGGGGTGCCCGTGGCCAGCCAGTTGATCGGGCACTTCGGGCGCGAGGACCAGATCCTGCGCCTGGCGGCGGAGCTGGAACGCGCCGCGCCTTGGGGCACGCGGCCAATCCTGCTGCCCTGA
- a CDS encoding aldehyde dehydrogenase family protein, translated as MVTQKNFIANQWVAAATGETIPVLNPSDGKPFESIARSGEADVDRAVQAARQAFEGEWGQMAPAVRSRLLMKIAFALLDRQEELAQLESADTGKPIKQARADAAAVARYFEFYAGAVDKLHGETIPYTPGFTVLTLREAHGVTGHIVPWNYPLQIFGRSVGAALAAGNACVVKPAEDACLSLLKLAEIAAEVGLPAGALNIVTGYGHEAGAALSAHPGIDHISFTGSPQTGKMVAHAAADNHVPVTLELGGKSPQIVFDDADLDAALPVLLAAIIQNAGQTCSAGSRVLIQRGVYETVLKRLSDAFAATVTGPAAQDLDVGPLISGRQHDRVRGFLAEAEAEGLKVAARGTLKEGSPEAGYYQPPVLFRDVPPNSRLAQEEVFGPVLAAMVFDTEEEALEIANGTLYGLVAGVWTRDGGRQMRLARKLRAGQVFVNNYGAGGGVELPFGGSRQSGYGREKGFEALYGFTTLKTIAIRH; from the coding sequence ATCGTGACTCAGAAGAACTTTATCGCCAACCAATGGGTGGCCGCTGCCACCGGTGAAACCATCCCCGTCCTGAACCCGTCCGACGGCAAGCCCTTCGAGTCGATCGCCCGCTCGGGCGAGGCGGACGTCGACCGCGCGGTGCAGGCTGCCCGCCAGGCATTCGAAGGCGAGTGGGGCCAGATGGCGCCGGCCGTGCGCAGCCGCCTGTTGATGAAGATTGCCTTCGCGTTGCTGGACCGGCAGGAAGAATTGGCGCAACTGGAATCCGCCGACACGGGCAAGCCCATCAAGCAGGCACGTGCCGATGCCGCCGCCGTGGCGCGCTATTTCGAGTTCTACGCCGGCGCCGTCGACAAGCTGCATGGCGAGACCATTCCCTACACCCCGGGCTTCACCGTGCTGACCCTGCGCGAGGCGCATGGCGTTACCGGCCATATCGTGCCCTGGAACTACCCGCTGCAGATCTTTGGCCGCAGCGTGGGCGCGGCGCTGGCCGCCGGCAATGCCTGCGTGGTCAAGCCCGCCGAAGATGCGTGCCTGTCGCTGTTGAAGCTGGCTGAAATTGCCGCCGAAGTGGGCTTGCCCGCCGGCGCCCTGAACATCGTGACCGGCTATGGCCACGAAGCCGGCGCCGCCTTGTCCGCGCATCCCGGCATCGACCACATCTCGTTCACGGGTTCGCCGCAGACGGGCAAGATGGTGGCCCACGCCGCCGCCGACAACCACGTGCCGGTCACGCTGGAACTGGGCGGCAAGTCGCCGCAGATCGTGTTCGACGACGCGGACCTGGACGCCGCCTTGCCCGTGCTGCTGGCCGCCATCATTCAGAACGCCGGCCAGACCTGCTCGGCGGGCAGCCGCGTGCTGATTCAGCGCGGCGTGTACGAAACCGTGTTGAAGCGTTTGTCGGATGCATTCGCGGCCACGGTGACCGGCCCTGCCGCGCAAGACCTGGACGTGGGCCCGCTGATCAGTGGCCGCCAGCATGACCGCGTGCGCGGCTTCCTGGCCGAAGCCGAAGCTGAAGGCCTGAAAGTGGCCGCGCGCGGCACGCTGAAAGAAGGCTCGCCCGAAGCGGGCTATTACCAGCCGCCCGTGCTGTTCCGCGACGTGCCGCCCAACAGCCGCCTGGCGCAGGAAGAAGTGTTTGGCCCGGTGCTGGCCGCCATGGTGTTCGACACCGAGGAAGAGGCGCTGGAAATCGCCAATGGCACGCTGTACGGCCTGGTGGCCGGTGTCTGGACGCGCGACGGCGGCCGTCAAATGCGCCTGGCCCGCAAGCTGCGCGCCGGCCAGGTCTTCGTCAACAACTACGGCGCCGGCGGCGGCGTGGAACTGCCGTTCGGCGGATCGCGCCAGTCGGGTTACGGCCGCGAAAAGGGCTTTGAAGCGCTGTACGGCTTCACCACCTTGAAGACCATCGCCATCCGTCATTGA
- a CDS encoding riboflavin synthase subunit alpha: protein MFTGIVQGTATIAKIADREGLRTFTLDFPPGFCVDLAIGASVSTDGVCLTVTELLSDTQATFDVMLQSLAITTLGSYAEGDRANVERAAKDGAEIGGHPLSGHVDFTSEVVMVKSSDTNRLMRFSIPEAFRKYVFAKGYIAINGASLTVSEVNRAEGWFEVWLIPETRRMTVFEDKQVGDFVNIEIERSTQVVVDTVRETVQESLGKLQPLLEAILKEKGLTLEDFISPQGKLK from the coding sequence ATGTTCACCGGTATTGTTCAAGGCACCGCGACGATCGCGAAGATCGCGGATCGCGAAGGCCTGCGCACCTTCACGCTGGATTTCCCCCCTGGTTTCTGTGTTGACCTGGCCATCGGCGCCAGCGTGTCGACGGATGGCGTCTGCCTGACGGTGACCGAGCTGCTGTCCGACACGCAGGCAACGTTCGACGTCATGCTGCAAAGCCTGGCGATCACCACGCTGGGCAGCTACGCCGAGGGCGACCGCGCCAACGTCGAACGGGCAGCAAAAGACGGCGCCGAAATCGGCGGGCATCCGCTGTCGGGCCATGTGGACTTTACGTCTGAAGTCGTCATGGTGAAGTCGTCGGACACCAACCGGCTGATGCGTTTCAGCATCCCCGAAGCATTCCGCAAATATGTTTTCGCCAAGGGCTATATCGCCATCAATGGCGCCAGCCTGACCGTGTCCGAGGTGAACCGCGCCGAAGGCTGGTTTGAAGTGTGGCTTATCCCGGAAACCCGCCGCATGACGGTGTTCGAGGACAAGCAGGTGGGCGATTTCGTGAACATTGAAATCGAACGCAGCACGCAGGTGGTGGTCGATACCGTGCGCGAAACCGTCCAGGAAAGCCTGGGCAAGCTGCAGCCGCTGCTGGAAGCCATCCTGAAGGAAAAGGGCCTGACCCTGGAAGACTTCATCAGCCCCCAGGGCAAGCTGAAATAG
- a CDS encoding ABC transporter substrate-binding protein gives MKRAFLFSTALFLASAGPLAAVPTTSQAETTAKFVMHAPLRVLDPILTSAYVTRNHGYLVYDTLFSMNAQGQAKPQMVDSWTVSEDGLTYAFKLRPGLKFHDGAPVTADDVVASLQRWENGDPTIGNRLKLATADLAATGADTFTLKLRTPYGLVLESLAKESSPVPFIMPKRIASVPASQAISETIGSGPYKFVQADFQAGVKATYVKFTDYVPRKEPASAFAGGKVARVDRLELVNIPDSQTAVNALRNGEIDFLEDVPPDLMPQLKDAKGITLKSYGKNSNMFTLRMNWLQAPFNNVKVRRAALAALNQVDYLDAQIGDPKVYQVCGAVLTCVSPYASEEGATQIKAPDLAHARQLLKDSGYKGEKVVVLHPTDLPIFANIAPVTAQALRSIGMNVEIQSMDWATLLSRRSKKDGVEQGGWSIFQSNMSSLDLTSPVGNPNLDGRAGSTYPGWTHDDAMDALRTRFAAARTEAERRDIANAIQRRNYEQVMYVPLGGYSKFKGYDAKFADLVDAPIPLFWTSAK, from the coding sequence ATGAAACGCGCTTTTCTGTTTTCCACCGCATTGTTCCTGGCCTCGGCTGGCCCGCTTGCGGCCGTGCCCACAACTAGCCAGGCCGAGACCACCGCCAAGTTCGTGATGCATGCGCCGCTGCGCGTGCTGGACCCGATCCTGACGTCGGCCTATGTCACGCGCAACCATGGTTATCTGGTCTACGACACGCTGTTCTCGATGAATGCCCAGGGCCAGGCCAAGCCGCAGATGGTGGATTCCTGGACCGTGTCGGAAGACGGCCTGACCTATGCCTTCAAACTGCGGCCCGGCCTGAAGTTCCATGACGGCGCGCCGGTGACGGCGGACGACGTCGTGGCCTCGTTGCAGCGCTGGGAAAACGGCGACCCCACCATCGGCAACCGCCTGAAGCTGGCCACGGCGGACCTTGCCGCGACCGGCGCCGACACCTTCACGCTGAAGCTTCGCACCCCCTATGGGCTGGTGCTGGAATCGCTGGCCAAGGAAAGCTCGCCGGTGCCGTTCATCATGCCCAAGCGGATTGCGTCCGTGCCGGCCTCGCAGGCGATCAGCGAAACGATCGGGTCGGGGCCGTACAAGTTCGTGCAGGCTGACTTCCAGGCGGGGGTCAAAGCCACGTACGTGAAGTTCACGGACTACGTGCCGCGCAAAGAGCCGGCCAGCGCATTCGCGGGCGGCAAGGTTGCACGGGTGGACCGGCTGGAACTGGTGAACATCCCCGACAGCCAGACGGCCGTCAACGCGCTGCGCAATGGCGAGATCGACTTCCTGGAAGACGTGCCGCCCGATCTGATGCCGCAATTGAAAGACGCCAAGGGCATCACGCTGAAGTCCTACGGCAAGAACTCCAATATGTTCACGCTGCGCATGAACTGGCTGCAAGCGCCGTTCAACAACGTGAAGGTGCGGCGCGCGGCGTTGGCGGCCTTGAACCAGGTGGACTATTTGGACGCGCAGATCGGCGACCCCAAGGTCTATCAAGTGTGCGGTGCGGTGCTGACCTGCGTGTCGCCGTATGCGTCTGAAGAAGGCGCCACGCAGATCAAGGCGCCGGATCTGGCGCATGCGCGCCAGTTGCTGAAAGACAGCGGCTACAAAGGCGAAAAGGTCGTGGTGCTGCACCCTACGGATCTGCCCATCTTCGCCAATATTGCGCCGGTAACCGCGCAGGCGTTGCGCAGCATCGGCATGAATGTCGAAATCCAATCGATGGATTGGGCCACCTTGCTCAGCCGCCGCAGCAAGAAGGACGGCGTGGAGCAGGGCGGCTGGAGCATCTTCCAGTCGAACATGTCCAGCCTGGACCTGACCTCGCCGGTGGGCAACCCCAACCTGGACGGACGCGCGGGTTCCACCTACCCCGGCTGGACGCACGACGACGCGATGGACGCGTTGCGCACCCGCTTCGCCGCCGCCCGTACGGAAGCCGAACGGCGCGACATCGCCAACGCCATCCAGCGCCGCAACTACGAGCAGGTGATGTATGTGCCGCTGGGAGGATATTCGAAGTTCAAGGGCTATGACGCCAAGTTCGCCGATCTGGTGGACGCGCCGATTCCGCTGTTCTGGACCTCGGCCAAGTAG
- a CDS encoding ABC transporter ATP-binding protein, whose product MSSTPILEIRDLNVSLPGAGDRRYAAEGISLTVGAREIVCIVGESGSGKSVTASAVMGLLPKNVLRLDSGQILLSGRDITHASNTELRELRGDRMAMIFQEPMTALNPLMQVGDQVAEIFQFHGPSLSRREVDARVLALLTDMRLPSPETLRHAYPHQLSGGQRQRVMIAMALAMEPALIIADEPTTALDVTSQAQVLRLLHGLREQHDTGILFITHDFDVVAEIADRVIVMQQGRIVEAGTAAEVLANPKHPYTRKLIDAVPKGQFGAGAPLAEGDPVISVENLGMRFVTSSLFKAKRREVLALDGVSLSLARGETLGIVGESGSGKTTLGRCLAHFARPTSGRIVMNGEDVSRLSRAAWRQWCKRIQMVFQDPYRSFNPRMTIEATLAEGPMNYGEDRARVQDRMRDMLELVSIDASALKRYPHEFSGGQRQRISIARALMMEPQILIADEAVSALDVSVQAQILDLLERIREQLNLSMIFITHDLRVAARLCHRIAVMQRGRVMEIGPAEQIFTRPGSGYTQELLAAIPGKDGLGSRPVAGLALAGA is encoded by the coding sequence ATGTCTTCAACTCCCATTCTTGAAATCCGCGACCTGAACGTCAGCCTGCCCGGCGCGGGCGACCGCCGCTACGCCGCCGAAGGCATCAGCCTGACCGTGGGCGCGCGGGAAATCGTCTGCATCGTGGGCGAGTCCGGGTCGGGCAAGTCGGTCACGGCCAGCGCCGTCATGGGCTTGCTGCCCAAGAACGTGCTGCGCCTGGACAGCGGCCAGATCCTGCTGTCGGGCCGCGACATCACGCACGCTTCGAACACCGAGTTGCGCGAGCTGCGCGGCGACCGCATGGCCATGATCTTCCAGGAACCCATGACGGCGCTGAACCCGCTGATGCAAGTGGGCGACCAGGTGGCCGAGATCTTTCAGTTTCATGGCCCGTCGCTGTCGCGGCGCGAGGTGGACGCCCGTGTGTTGGCCTTGCTGACGGACATGCGGCTGCCGTCGCCCGAAACGCTGCGCCATGCGTATCCGCATCAGCTGTCGGGCGGCCAGCGCCAGCGGGTGATGATTGCGATGGCGCTGGCGATGGAGCCCGCGCTGATCATCGCCGACGAGCCCACCACCGCGCTGGACGTGACGTCGCAAGCCCAGGTGCTGCGCTTGCTGCACGGCCTGCGCGAGCAGCACGACACGGGCATTCTGTTCATCACGCATGACTTCGATGTGGTCGCTGAAATTGCCGACCGCGTCATCGTGATGCAACAAGGTCGCATTGTTGAAGCCGGCACGGCGGCCGAGGTGCTGGCAAACCCCAAGCATCCTTACACCCGCAAGCTGATCGATGCCGTTCCCAAAGGGCAGTTTGGCGCGGGCGCGCCGCTGGCCGAGGGCGACCCGGTCATCAGCGTGGAAAACCTGGGCATGCGCTTTGTGACGTCCAGCCTGTTCAAGGCCAAGCGCCGCGAGGTGCTGGCGCTGGACGGGGTGTCGCTGTCCTTGGCGCGCGGCGAAACGCTGGGCATCGTGGGGGAATCCGGCTCGGGCAAGACCACGTTGGGCCGCTGCCTGGCGCATTTTGCGCGGCCCACGTCGGGGCGCATCGTGATGAACGGCGAAGACGTATCGCGCCTGTCGCGCGCGGCGTGGCGGCAATGGTGCAAGCGTATCCAGATGGTGTTCCAGGACCCGTATCGCTCATTCAACCCACGCATGACCATTGAAGCCACGCTGGCCGAAGGGCCGATGAACTACGGCGAAGACCGCGCCCGCGTCCAGGACCGCATGCGCGACATGCTGGAACTGGTCAGCATCGACGCCAGCGCGCTCAAGCGCTATCCGCACGAGTTCTCGGGCGGTCAGCGCCAGCGCATTTCCATTGCGCGGGCCTTGATGATGGAACCCCAGATTCTGATTGCCGATGAAGCCGTGTCGGCGCTGGACGTGTCGGTGCAGGCGCAGATTCTGGACTTGCTGGAGCGCATTCGCGAACAACTGAACCTGAGCATGATCTTCATCACCCACGACCTGCGCGTGGCGGCTCGGCTGTGCCACCGCATCGCGGTGATGCAGCGCGGCCGCGTGATGGAGATCGGCCCGGCCGAACAGATCTTCACGCGTCCCGGCAGCGGCTACACGCAGGAATTGCTGGCCGCCATTCCCGGCAAGGACGGGCTGGGCAGCCGCCCCGTTGCGGGTCTGGCTTTGGCCGGTGCATGA
- a CDS encoding ABC transporter permease: MTSNAISFPRARAWWPALTRDPMMLTGLVLLVLLIGLALLAPVITWHDPASLTPRLRLKPVSAEYWLGTDSLGRDLFSRVLYGGRLSITLAALVSVISVCAGLLLGLLAGYFRQLDAVVMRIIDGIMAIPGLLLAIAMVALGGASIPTMVTAIAIPEIPRVARLVRSVVLSVREEPYVEASLGMGTATWRVLWRHVLPSTINPLVVQATFICASAILIEAVLGFLGLGFPPEIPSLGSIISEGRPFFQRAPWIILFPGIFLALLILSVNLFGDALRDRLDPRMARLRKG, translated from the coding sequence ATGACTTCAAACGCGATCTCTTTTCCCCGGGCGCGCGCCTGGTGGCCCGCGCTGACGCGCGATCCCATGATGCTGACCGGGCTGGTGCTGCTGGTGCTGCTGATTGGCCTGGCGCTGCTGGCGCCCGTCATCACCTGGCACGATCCGGCCAGCCTGACGCCCCGGCTGCGTCTCAAGCCCGTCAGCGCCGAGTACTGGCTGGGCACTGATTCCCTGGGCCGCGACCTGTTTTCCCGCGTGCTGTACGGCGGCAGGCTGTCGATCACGCTGGCTGCGCTGGTCAGCGTGATCTCGGTATGCGCGGGCTTGCTGCTGGGCTTGCTGGCCGGCTACTTCCGCCAACTGGACGCGGTGGTCATGCGCATCATCGACGGCATCATGGCCATACCCGGCCTGCTGCTGGCCATTGCCATGGTGGCCCTGGGCGGGGCGTCCATCCCCACCATGGTCACGGCCATCGCCATTCCGGAAATTCCACGCGTGGCGCGCCTGGTGCGCAGCGTGGTGCTGTCGGTGCGCGAAGAGCCCTATGTGGAAGCGTCGCTGGGCATGGGCACTGCCACCTGGCGCGTGCTGTGGCGCCACGTGCTGCCCAGCACCATCAACCCGCTGGTGGTGCAGGCCACGTTCATCTGTGCGTCCGCCATCCTGATCGAAGCCGTGCTGGGCTTTCTGGGGCTGGGCTTTCCGCCCGAGATCCCCAGCCTGGGCAGCATCATTTCCGAAGGCCGGCCCTTCTTCCAGCGCGCGCCGTGGATCATTTTGTTCCCCGGCATTTTCCTGGCGCTGCTGATCCTGTCCGTGAACCTGTTCGGCGACGCGCTGCGCGACCGCCTCGACCCGCGCATGGCGCGGCTACGCAAGGGCTGA